One window from the genome of Candoia aspera isolate rCanAsp1 chromosome 15, rCanAsp1.hap2, whole genome shotgun sequence encodes:
- the CHCHD10 gene encoding coiled-coil-helix-coiled-coil-helix domain-containing protein 10, mitochondrial isoform X2, translated as MPRGGRSVGSRPTAASPAASQAHPPAPPPPSAVAMPAQPQQPGLMAQMATTAAGVAVGSAVGHVVGSALTGAFSGDSSSSEPAKAASSPAQDSRQVPTHQPSQYGPCLYEMRQFLECASNQSDLTLCEGFNEALKQCKQANSVTSLL; from the exons ATGCCCAGAGGCGGCCGGAGCGTGGGGTCCCGCCCGACGGCGGCCAG TCCAGCAGCTTCTCAGGCTCACCCCcctgctccccctcctccttctgctGTGGCCATGCCAGCCCAGCCTCAGCAGCCTGGCTTGATGGCCCAGATGGCTACCACTGCAGCGGGGGTGGCCGTTGGCTCCGCCGTGGGCCATGTAGTTGGCAGTGCCCTCACGGGGGCCTTCAGCGGCGACAGCAGCTCCTCCGAGCCAGCGAAGGCGGCCAGCAGCCCTGCCCAG GATTCCAGGCAGGTGCCCACCCATCAGCCGTCCCAGTATGGACCTTGCCTCTATGAGATGAGGCAGTTCCTGGAGTGTGCTAGTAACCAGAGTGACTTGACCTTGTGTGAGGGCTTTAATGAAGCCCTGAAGCAGTGCAAACAGGCCAACA GTGTGACTTCCCTCTTGTGA
- the CHCHD10 gene encoding coiled-coil-helix-coiled-coil-helix domain-containing protein 10, mitochondrial isoform X1 has protein sequence MPRGGRSVGSRPTAASSPAASQAHPPAPPPPSAVAMPAQPQQPGLMAQMATTAAGVAVGSAVGHVVGSALTGAFSGDSSSSEPAKAASSPAQDSRQVPTHQPSQYGPCLYEMRQFLECASNQSDLTLCEGFNEALKQCKQANSVTSLL, from the exons ATGCCCAGAGGCGGCCGGAGCGTGGGGTCCCGCCCGACGGCGGCCAG CAGTCCAGCAGCTTCTCAGGCTCACCCCcctgctccccctcctccttctgctGTGGCCATGCCAGCCCAGCCTCAGCAGCCTGGCTTGATGGCCCAGATGGCTACCACTGCAGCGGGGGTGGCCGTTGGCTCCGCCGTGGGCCATGTAGTTGGCAGTGCCCTCACGGGGGCCTTCAGCGGCGACAGCAGCTCCTCCGAGCCAGCGAAGGCGGCCAGCAGCCCTGCCCAG GATTCCAGGCAGGTGCCCACCCATCAGCCGTCCCAGTATGGACCTTGCCTCTATGAGATGAGGCAGTTCCTGGAGTGTGCTAGTAACCAGAGTGACTTGACCTTGTGTGAGGGCTTTAATGAAGCCCTGAAGCAGTGCAAACAGGCCAACA GTGTGACTTCCCTCTTGTGA